A single genomic interval of Salvelinus namaycush isolate Seneca chromosome 41, SaNama_1.0, whole genome shotgun sequence harbors:
- the LOC120034449 gene encoding estradiol 17-beta-dehydrogenase 1-like isoform X2, translated as MEQTVVLITGCSSGIGLSLAVRLASDPAKMYKVYATMRNLAKKERLLDCVKGLHKDTLDILQMDITDQRSILDARDRVREKRVNILVCNAGVGLMGPLEAQSLATMRQILEVNLLGTISTIQAFLPGMKAQGHGRILVTGSIGGLQGLPFNEVYCASKFAVEGACESLAILLQHFNIHVSLIECGPVNTDFLDNLQRAEPGDSSLQQVDAHTLSLYDTYLQHCGMVFQNAAQDTEDIVKVQGISGCHPVIEPCIQILHQQCPHSAQQP; from the exons ATGGAGCAGACAGTGGTGCTGATCACAGGATGCTCCTCGGGGATAGGCCTCAGTCTGGCCGTCCGGCTGGCCTCGGATCCAGCGAAAATGTACAAAG TCTATGCCACCATGAGGAATCTTGCCAAGAAGGAGCGTCTGCTGGACTGTGTGAAGGGCCTGCACAAGGACACCCTGGACATCCTCCAGATGGACATCACTGACCAGCGGTCCATTCTGGATGCCAGGGACAGGGTCAGGGAGAAGAGGGTGAACATTCTAG TGTGTAATGCTGGTGTGGGGTTGATGGGGCCGCTGGAGGCCCAGTCCCTGGCCACCATGAGGCAGATCCTGGAGGTCAACCTCCTGGGCACCATTAGCACCATCCAGGCCTTCCTACCAGGGATGAAGGCCCAGGGCCATGGACGTATCCTGGTCACTGGCAGCATCGGTGGGctacagg GACTCCCCTTTAATGAGGTGTACTGTGCCAGTAAGTTTGCAGTAGAGGGCGCCTGTGAGAGTCTGGCCATTCTCCTGCAGCACTTCAACATCCA TGTGAGTCTTATTGAGTGCGGCCCTGTCAACACGGATTTCCTGGACAACCTGCAGAGGGCAGAGCCAGGGGACTCTTCGCTGCAGCAGGTCGACGCCCACACACTCAGCCTCTATGACACGTACCTGCAACACTGTGGGATGGTGTTCCAGAACGCAGCTCAGGACACAGAGGATATTGTGAAGGTACAAG GTATTTCTGGATGCCATCCAGTCATCGAACCCTGCATTCAGATACTACACCAACAATGCCCTCATTCCGCTCAGCAGCCCTAA
- the LOC120034449 gene encoding estradiol 17-beta-dehydrogenase 1-like isoform X1 produces the protein MEQTVVLITGCSSGIGLSLAVRLASDPAKMYKVYATMRNLAKKERLLDCVKGLHKDTLDILQMDITDQRSILDARDRVREKRVNILVCNAGVGLMGPLEAQSLATMRQILEVNLLGTISTIQAFLPGMKAQGHGRILVTGSIGGLQGLPFNEVYCASKFAVEGACESLAILLQHFNIHVSLIECGPVNTDFLDNLQRAEPGDSSLQQVDAHTLSLYDTYLQHCGMVFQNAAQDTEDIVKVFLDAIQSSNPAFRYYTNNALIPLSSPKISALDGSQYIRNMSKIIFSTNGKGEQK, from the exons ATGGAGCAGACAGTGGTGCTGATCACAGGATGCTCCTCGGGGATAGGCCTCAGTCTGGCCGTCCGGCTGGCCTCGGATCCAGCGAAAATGTACAAAG TCTATGCCACCATGAGGAATCTTGCCAAGAAGGAGCGTCTGCTGGACTGTGTGAAGGGCCTGCACAAGGACACCCTGGACATCCTCCAGATGGACATCACTGACCAGCGGTCCATTCTGGATGCCAGGGACAGGGTCAGGGAGAAGAGGGTGAACATTCTAG TGTGTAATGCTGGTGTGGGGTTGATGGGGCCGCTGGAGGCCCAGTCCCTGGCCACCATGAGGCAGATCCTGGAGGTCAACCTCCTGGGCACCATTAGCACCATCCAGGCCTTCCTACCAGGGATGAAGGCCCAGGGCCATGGACGTATCCTGGTCACTGGCAGCATCGGTGGGctacagg GACTCCCCTTTAATGAGGTGTACTGTGCCAGTAAGTTTGCAGTAGAGGGCGCCTGTGAGAGTCTGGCCATTCTCCTGCAGCACTTCAACATCCA TGTGAGTCTTATTGAGTGCGGCCCTGTCAACACGGATTTCCTGGACAACCTGCAGAGGGCAGAGCCAGGGGACTCTTCGCTGCAGCAGGTCGACGCCCACACACTCAGCCTCTATGACACGTACCTGCAACACTGTGGGATGGTGTTCCAGAACGCAGCTCAGGACACAGAGGATATTGTGAAG GTATTTCTGGATGCCATCCAGTCATCGAACCCTGCATTCAGATACTACACCAACAATGCCCTCATTCCGCTCAGCAGCCCTAAGATCTCAGCACTGGACGGGTCCCAGTACATCAGAAATATGAGCAAGATCATCTTCTCAACCAATGGGAAAGGGGAACAGAAATAG